In Henningerozyma blattae CBS 6284 chromosome 7, complete genome, a single genomic region encodes these proteins:
- the TBLA0G03710 gene encoding uncharacterized protein, which translates to MACNNSSMYTNSNVIQHFKTVAKEIKEDAKMTVANEINETSKTTVAREITEDSKTTVANEIKEQTNTTVATEISGRPNATFSKLSSHNQTKTVAEEISGISNLNIKVKSQNKTLTPKKADTRFQPKKFFFNLRNIM; encoded by the coding sequence ATGGCCtgtaataattcatcaatgtatacaaattcaaatgtcATTCAACATTTTAAAACGGTAGCTAAGGAAATCAAAGAAGATGCTAAAATGACAGTTgctaatgaaattaatgaaacatCCAAAACCACAGTTGCCAGAGAAATTACTGAAGATTCCAAAACAACAGTAgctaatgaaattaaagaacAAACTAATACTACAGTAGCAACTGAAATTAGTGGGAGACCAAATGCTACTTTTTCTAAGCTATCATCTCATAATCAAACAAAAACTGTAGCTGAAGAAATTAGTGGCATATCAAacttaaatattaaagttaaaaGTCAAAATAAAACCTTAACACCAAAAAAAGCTGATACAAGATTCCAGCCAAagaaattctttttcaatttgagaaatattatgtaa